A stretch of the Chlorobiota bacterium genome encodes the following:
- the ccsA gene encoding cytochrome c biogenesis protein CcsA — protein sequence MKGILIGGAFIISTCLGFLPNGISKAKPFWWKLLLIISGLLTILMGLGIQTGGSFVGVSMVAVGRESGAKTNLYAKVLSINDKEVTLIDNDSNIKTISFLNNSSILDLKINQKLIIETSFDRTTKKFTGYRVLLIDPYLVLPLIPQLEERARNLYFHVPTAWLTQLAWFIAFGYAIAYLRTRKLEYDMIAESAAIIGFLFCILATTTGAVWAKFNWGKFWNWDPRQTSIFIVMLIYGAYFALRSSLNNQETKSKISSIYLILLCLPVVFLLFVLPRLMDGLHPGSMGDSNSGPVLSAKTDSLDFTKQVIYSISLFHFILLYFWLVNISSRTKILKLNTQNDIFS from the coding sequence TTGAAGGGGATATTAATTGGAGGTGCTTTTATAATTTCAACTTGCTTAGGGTTTCTACCAAACGGAATCTCAAAAGCTAAACCATTTTGGTGGAAACTATTATTAATAATTTCTGGATTATTAACAATATTAATGGGTTTAGGAATTCAAACAGGTGGTTCCTTCGTTGGAGTTTCAATGGTTGCTGTAGGCCGTGAAAGTGGAGCTAAAACTAATTTGTATGCCAAGGTTTTATCCATAAATGATAAGGAAGTTACTTTAATAGATAATGATAGTAATATTAAAACAATATCATTTTTAAATAATTCCTCAATTCTTGATTTAAAAATCAATCAAAAATTAATAATCGAGACAAGTTTTGATAGAACAACAAAAAAATTTACTGGATATAGAGTATTATTAATTGACCCGTATTTAGTATTACCATTAATTCCTCAATTAGAAGAACGGGCAAGAAATTTATATTTTCATGTACCTACAGCATGGTTAACACAACTTGCATGGTTTATTGCATTTGGTTATGCAATTGCTTACTTAAGAACTCGTAAATTGGAATATGATATGATTGCAGAATCGGCAGCAATTATTGGCTTCTTATTCTGTATTTTAGCTACAACAACTGGAGCTGTTTGGGCAAAATTTAATTGGGGTAAATTTTGGAATTGGGATCCTAGACAGACATCCATCTTTATTGTAATGCTAATTTATGGTGCATATTTTGCTTTAAGATCTTCTTTAAATAATCAAGAAACTAAATCCAAAATTTCTTCAATCTATTTGATTCTTCTATGTTTACCTGTTGTTTTTTTACTCTTTGTTTTGCCTAGGTTAATGGATGGATTACATCCAGGAAGTATGGGAGATTCAAATTCAGGACCTGTTTTATCAGCAAAAACAGATTCATTAGATTTTACAAAACAAGTAATTTATTCTATAAGTTTATTCCATTTTATTTTATTATACTTTTGGCTAGTAAATATTTCTTCAAGAACTAAAATTTTAAAACTTAATACTCAAAATGACATTTTTAGTTGA
- a CDS encoding MOSC domain-containing protein, giving the protein MKGHIFQINHSNGGVPKFPIFTSDVNEYGLISDIHNDMNHHGGLDRAICLYSLELILKLQKEGNHIFPGSIGENITTTNVDFNLFQPGRIAKFGNDLILEVTSFTTPCSTIKSSFKNDYFNRISHDLNPGWSRVNCKVIKLGTINTSDLIEII; this is encoded by the coding sequence ATGAAAGGACATATTTTTCAGATTAATCATTCAAATGGAGGTGTGCCTAAATTTCCTATATTTACTAGTGATGTTAATGAATATGGTTTGATATCAGACATACATAATGATATGAATCATCATGGTGGACTTGATAGAGCAATCTGTTTGTATTCCCTTGAATTAATATTGAAATTACAAAAAGAAGGGAATCATATTTTTCCAGGTTCAATTGGGGAAAATATTACTACTACGAATGTTGATTTTAATTTGTTTCAACCTGGACGAATAGCAAAATTTGGAAATGATTTAATTTTAGAAGTAACATCTTTCACAACACCTTGTAGTACAATAAAATCTAGTTTTAAAAACGATTATTTTAATAGGATTTCTCATGATTTAAATCCTGGTTGGAGTAGAGTCAATTGTAAAGTTATAAAACTTGGTACTATAAATACTTCAGATTTAATAGAAATAATATAA
- a CDS encoding T9SS type A sorting domain-containing protein: MIKKYAFLFVFITIILGLYFKRSNSTTAGADRVYVGEQTCMAANCHEKAYSPESSYKGAQEFMNTFHQKIHLRPSPSTVRNESDFVNNKVVKLRYFNTDSVEYNFSKEGFDYYIQFKLIPSGDASSKMKVEYTYGGNGWMQRFLVKINDQYYYPPFQFSGTDYKEWKDSNRYYAIDVNKWSYLDTTTGHYKLYNFNTQQFRNVAYDKTCVYCHVNGFSTKVEIVGNDTTYRGSWYGKDKGDLKIQDLNMNIGCESCHGPGSEHVANPIKGNISNANNWGNSVSSTDRKLDLCGQCHTRMASKGFPAFTYPYVDSLKRSFLPGDTLFNFQKSPTAGGQYNCDGIHSYAHHQTVQDYRHSVMYKKHALVDGCWECHSPHTNGNNGLPFQLKRDFYSLSKGEGCLVSGCHADKASTIVNDKGLVVNGHTKHSLESSKCVNCHFFKGAVMRFTNGRDFSNHTFMVVKPEVTKQYRNCNIPQGMPNTCALSCHNNGRGNRNSKPGDKEAPFWGVEDDDAGDFRQNSDIELADSLMKKYAIMYPEYSTAIFEKVEVTSTSINSISPNPAITNTLIKFGIKYNEDLKLTVSDLDGHEVKLLAFGAHNKGSYNVNWNLTDELGQVLPSGVYIINLKTSRTNSSQKMIIMNNK; encoded by the coding sequence ATGATTAAAAAATATGCCTTTTTATTTGTATTTATTACAATTATTTTAGGACTTTATTTTAAACGAAGTAATTCTACAACCGCTGGAGCTGATAGAGTTTATGTTGGTGAACAAACATGTATGGCTGCTAATTGTCATGAAAAAGCGTATTCTCCTGAAAGTTCTTATAAAGGAGCTCAAGAATTTATGAATACTTTTCATCAAAAGATTCATTTAAGACCATCTCCATCTACAGTTAGAAATGAAAGTGATTTTGTTAATAATAAGGTAGTTAAATTAAGATACTTTAATACTGATTCAGTTGAGTATAATTTTTCTAAAGAAGGATTTGATTATTATATACAATTCAAACTGATTCCATCCGGTGATGCTTCTTCTAAAATGAAAGTTGAATACACTTATGGTGGAAACGGATGGATGCAAAGATTTCTTGTTAAAATAAATGATCAATATTATTATCCACCATTTCAATTTTCTGGTACAGATTATAAAGAGTGGAAAGATTCAAATAGGTATTATGCTATAGATGTAAATAAATGGTCTTATTTAGATACAACAACAGGTCATTACAAATTATACAATTTTAATACACAGCAATTTAGAAATGTTGCTTACGATAAAACATGTGTTTATTGTCATGTTAATGGTTTTTCCACTAAAGTTGAAATTGTTGGTAATGACACTACTTATAGAGGAAGTTGGTATGGAAAAGATAAAGGAGATTTAAAGATACAAGACTTAAATATGAATATCGGATGTGAAAGTTGCCATGGTCCTGGCTCTGAACATGTTGCAAATCCAATAAAAGGGAATATATCAAATGCAAATAATTGGGGTAATTCAGTTTCTTCAACAGATAGGAAACTAGATTTATGTGGTCAATGTCATACTAGAATGGCAAGTAAAGGATTTCCAGCATTTACATACCCTTATGTTGATTCTTTAAAAAGATCTTTTTTACCTGGTGACACACTCTTTAATTTTCAAAAAAGTCCTACCGCAGGAGGTCAATATAATTGTGATGGAATTCATTCTTATGCTCATCATCAAACTGTTCAAGATTATAGACATTCAGTAATGTATAAAAAGCATGCATTAGTTGATGGATGTTGGGAGTGTCATTCTCCTCATACTAACGGAAATAATGGATTACCTTTTCAGTTAAAAAGGGATTTTTATTCTTTAAGTAAAGGAGAGGGTTGCTTAGTTAGTGGTTGTCATGCTGATAAGGCAAGTACTATTGTAAATGATAAAGGTTTGGTTGTAAATGGACATACAAAACATTCATTAGAATCAAGTAAATGCGTGAATTGTCATTTCTTTAAAGGTGCAGTTATGAGGTTTACAAATGGCAGAGATTTTAGTAATCATACTTTCATGGTTGTCAAACCAGAAGTTACTAAGCAATATAGAAATTGTAATATACCACAAGGAATGCCTAACACTTGTGCATTATCTTGTCATAACAATGGTAGGGGAAACAGAAATAGTAAACCTGGTGACAAAGAAGCACCATTCTGGGGAGTTGAAGATGATGATGCAGGAGATTTTAGACAAAATTCAGATATAGAATTAGCAGATTCTTTAATGAAAAAATATGCAATAATGTATCCAGAATATTCTACTGCAATTTTTGAAAAAGTTGAAGTAACTTCAACTTCAATCAATTCTATCTCACCAAATCCAGCAATTACGAATACTTTAATTAAATTTGGAATTAAGTATAATGAAGATTTAAAGTTAACAGTATCAGATTTGGATGGTCATGAAGTTAAGTTGCTTGCATTTGGGGCACACAATAAGGGTTCTTATAATGTTAATTGGAATTTAACTGATGAATTAGGTCAAGTGCTTCCAAGTGGAGTTTATATTATTAACTTAAAAACTAGTAGAACTAATTCTTCCCAGAAGATGATTATCATGAATAATAAATAG
- the ccsA gene encoding cytochrome c biogenesis protein CcsA — translation MIGGLIIAFSITSALISLIGYSINLTSTNPKLISIARICFHATVMSFMVACFYQMYNILNLDFTNTYIWGHASTQLSKPLLMATFYSGQEGSFMLWTLLTMIIGIAILGYSQKVDYEKEVMATYMLVIVCLLLILVVKSPFETIFASFPDQKIPEGFIPTQGKGLNPTLENLWITIHPPILFTGFASMTVPFVFAIAALIKKDYQKWVTIAIPWVLFSCMVLGFGIMLGGFWAYETLGWGGFWGWDPVENSSLIPWLVCVALSHTLLVQKKTGKILTGSSDSIGGYIKTNFVLAILAYGLILYSTFLTRSGVLGDTSVHSFVDPGNFIYWVLLSIIILFISIGFGTFFYRIKDLKTSSKNYKLISKENALGLGSATILGSALVVFIGTSWPIITPLFGKTKAAIPADFYNDIHLPLAIIITLLNGLSIKSNWKESNLNDFLNKLKYPFVFSILGSIGLYLLGIKDFVFIILGFTSLFALSTNLQIGYKVIKGNPKFIGAYVSHAGIALLMLGIIFTSRYSQSKHIRLIEGESSNAFGYKITYKGADRIEEERTDLEKHRHNIILEKDGKQYTASPIVFWSDFNKREGAFLEPGIHYTLTKDIYISPKEIDVDGGDPKLSFKKGSSFTVPFDSTIKGTFVKFDMSRGASENLQGAMFQFISGDSTISVTSFRQLKDGSYRTELIPGTDVKVGFSDIKVDKSDLSKSEAIVTFSSPRFPPKPTKRVFVFDASVKPFISFVWIGVIIMVLGFFWSIIRRKKDLNEMKAFDNSLDEKVKNNMEIENQNPKIVVT, via the coding sequence ATGATTGGTGGTTTAATAATTGCTTTTTCAATTACATCTGCATTAATAAGTTTAATTGGTTATTCAATCAATTTAACTTCAACAAATCCAAAATTAATATCAATTGCAAGAATTTGTTTCCATGCAACTGTAATGTCTTTTATGGTTGCTTGTTTTTATCAGATGTACAATATCTTGAACTTAGATTTCACCAATACTTATATTTGGGGGCATGCATCGACTCAATTAAGTAAGCCTTTATTAATGGCAACTTTTTACTCAGGACAAGAGGGAAGTTTTATGTTATGGACTTTATTAACAATGATTATTGGAATAGCAATATTAGGTTATTCTCAAAAAGTTGATTATGAAAAGGAAGTGATGGCAACTTATATGCTTGTAATAGTCTGCTTGCTTTTGATTTTAGTTGTTAAATCACCTTTTGAGACAATTTTTGCATCATTCCCAGATCAAAAAATTCCAGAAGGATTCATTCCAACTCAAGGTAAAGGTTTAAATCCAACTCTAGAAAATTTGTGGATCACAATTCATCCACCAATTCTTTTTACTGGATTTGCTTCAATGACTGTTCCATTTGTTTTTGCAATTGCAGCATTAATAAAAAAAGATTATCAGAAATGGGTAACTATAGCAATTCCTTGGGTTTTATTCTCTTGTATGGTGTTAGGTTTCGGAATAATGCTCGGAGGCTTTTGGGCATATGAAACTTTAGGTTGGGGAGGCTTTTGGGGATGGGATCCAGTTGAGAATTCTTCATTAATACCATGGTTGGTTTGTGTAGCTCTATCACATACACTATTAGTTCAAAAAAAAACTGGTAAAATTCTTACTGGTTCAAGTGATAGTATTGGGGGTTATATCAAAACTAATTTTGTTTTAGCCATCTTGGCTTATGGATTAATATTGTATTCAACATTTTTAACAAGAAGTGGAGTATTAGGTGATACATCAGTTCATAGTTTTGTTGATCCTGGTAATTTTATTTATTGGGTTTTATTATCAATAATAATTCTATTTATTTCCATAGGTTTTGGTACTTTTTTTTATAGAATTAAAGATTTAAAAACTAGTTCTAAAAACTACAAGTTAATATCAAAAGAAAACGCTTTAGGATTAGGTTCAGCAACTATTTTAGGTTCTGCTTTAGTGGTTTTTATTGGTACAAGTTGGCCAATTATTACTCCTTTGTTTGGTAAAACTAAAGCTGCAATTCCTGCTGATTTTTACAACGACATTCATTTACCTTTAGCAATTATTATAACTTTATTGAATGGATTGTCTATTAAATCAAATTGGAAAGAATCAAATCTAAATGACTTTTTAAACAAACTAAAATATCCTTTTGTATTTTCAATATTAGGATCAATAGGATTATATTTATTGGGTATTAAAGATTTTGTTTTCATAATTCTAGGATTTACTTCACTTTTTGCATTAAGTACAAATCTTCAAATTGGATATAAAGTTATAAAAGGAAATCCAAAATTTATAGGCGCATATGTTTCACATGCTGGAATTGCTCTTTTGATGTTAGGAATAATTTTCACTTCAAGGTATAGTCAATCAAAACATATAAGATTAATTGAAGGAGAATCTTCAAATGCTTTTGGATACAAAATTACTTATAAAGGAGCTGACAGAATTGAGGAAGAAAGAACAGATTTAGAAAAGCATAGGCATAATATTATTCTTGAAAAAGATGGTAAACAATACACAGCTAGCCCTATAGTATTTTGGAGTGATTTTAATAAAAGGGAAGGTGCTTTCTTAGAACCAGGAATTCATTATACTTTAACAAAAGATATTTATATTTCTCCAAAAGAAATTGATGTTGATGGTGGAGATCCAAAACTATCTTTTAAAAAAGGTTCAAGTTTTACTGTTCCATTTGATTCAACTATTAAGGGTACATTTGTAAAATTTGATATGAGTCGTGGAGCAAGTGAAAATTTACAAGGAGCAATGTTTCAATTTATATCTGGAGATTCAACCATATCAGTAACTAGTTTTAGACAGTTAAAAGATGGTAGTTATAGGACAGAGTTAATTCCAGGAACTGATGTTAAGGTAGGCTTTTCAGACATTAAAGTTGATAAAAGTGATTTATCGAAATCTGAAGCAATAGTAACATTTTCTTCTCCAAGATTTCCTCCTAAACCGACTAAAAGAGTTTTTGTATTCGATGCATCAGTAAAACCATTTATTTCATTTGTTTGGATTGGTGTTATAATTATGGTGCTTGGGTTCTTTTGGTCAATTATAAGAAGAAAGAAAGATTTAAATGAAATGAAGGCTTTTGATAATTCATTAGATGAAAAAGTTAAGAATAATATGGAAATAGAGAATCAAAATCCTAAAATTGTTGTAACTTAA
- the sppA gene encoding signal peptide peptidase SppA translates to MTFFKTFLASTLGALIAFLLTFGISLFVIIGIIATAAKDITNVSESSSSNKLDVKDQKNRIILDIDFPSKIDEYSEGIVFSKTKSLTFLDWIQKLKYASKDTRISGIWLKPCGFAGSWAQAEELREQLVNFKKNKKFIYSSGMNYDEKAYFLASIADSVLIDPAGQFEINGIYSTLEFYKPLLDKLGVNAQVTRAGKFKSAVEPFLLNQASEESKFVVNNLISQIFTRFTNTISSARDIPDYQLNEIINNNSLLTPNEAKEFNFIDGIKYQDEIIDMFKNKLKIPIKIKIIDDNDNGNLKGLNLLKLNDYDVEIDNENLENKIALIYVQGNIQSGKNGYNPNPIFGGNGVGSSSFIESLKSARDNKKVKAIIIRIDSPGGSAQASDNMWREIELTEKIKPIVISMGSVAASGGYYIASAGEWIIADSSTITGSIGVFSLSFNAKRFFSEKLGINTETIKTNPNADIMLPTNDLTVQQQFILSKNVDSIYSKFLDVVSIGRKISKDSVNSIAQGRVWTGIEAKEVGLVDEIGGLDYAIQVTAKRSNLKGYSLLILPKQKSFFDKINDAIDNTEESVLSFIHNKNSTQEYKDLIEEMMKSSGVQARMNNILIQ, encoded by the coding sequence ATGACATTTTTTAAGACTTTTTTAGCTAGTACACTGGGTGCTTTAATAGCATTTTTATTAACATTTGGAATATCATTATTTGTAATAATTGGGATTATTGCTACAGCAGCCAAAGATATTACTAATGTTTCAGAGTCATCAAGTTCTAATAAATTAGATGTTAAAGATCAAAAAAATAGAATAATTTTAGACATTGATTTTCCATCAAAAATTGATGAATATTCTGAAGGTATAGTTTTTTCAAAAACTAAATCATTAACTTTTCTTGATTGGATTCAAAAGCTCAAATATGCTTCTAAGGATACTAGAATCTCTGGTATTTGGTTGAAGCCATGCGGATTTGCTGGTAGTTGGGCACAAGCAGAAGAGTTAAGAGAGCAATTAGTTAATTTTAAAAAAAATAAAAAATTCATTTATTCAAGTGGAATGAATTATGATGAAAAAGCATACTTTCTTGCATCAATTGCTGATTCAGTTTTAATTGATCCTGCTGGACAATTTGAAATTAATGGAATTTATTCTACTCTAGAATTTTACAAACCTTTATTAGATAAATTAGGTGTTAATGCACAGGTTACAAGAGCAGGCAAATTTAAAAGTGCTGTTGAACCTTTTTTATTAAATCAAGCTTCTGAAGAAAGTAAGTTTGTTGTAAATAATTTAATCTCACAAATATTTACAAGGTTTACAAATACTATCTCTTCAGCTCGTGATATACCCGATTATCAATTAAATGAAATCATTAATAACAATTCTTTATTAACACCAAATGAAGCTAAAGAATTCAATTTTATTGATGGTATAAAATATCAAGATGAAATAATTGATATGTTCAAAAATAAATTAAAAATTCCTATCAAAATTAAAATTATTGATGATAATGATAATGGAAATTTAAAAGGATTAAATTTACTTAAATTAAATGATTATGATGTTGAAATAGATAATGAAAATTTAGAGAATAAAATTGCATTAATATATGTTCAAGGTAATATACAATCTGGGAAAAACGGTTATAATCCAAACCCAATATTTGGTGGGAATGGAGTTGGTAGCTCAAGTTTTATAGAATCTTTAAAGTCTGCTCGTGATAATAAAAAAGTAAAAGCTATAATAATTAGAATAGATTCACCTGGAGGAAGTGCACAAGCAAGTGACAATATGTGGAGAGAAATTGAACTCACAGAAAAGATAAAACCAATAGTAATATCAATGGGAAGTGTTGCTGCATCTGGAGGTTATTATATTGCATCAGCTGGTGAATGGATTATTGCTGACTCATCAACAATTACAGGATCGATAGGAGTATTTTCATTATCATTTAATGCAAAAAGATTTTTTTCAGAAAAACTTGGCATAAATACTGAAACTATTAAAACAAATCCAAATGCAGATATTATGTTACCAACAAATGATTTAACAGTTCAACAACAATTTATTCTTTCTAAAAATGTTGATTCAATATATTCTAAATTTTTGGATGTAGTTTCAATTGGTAGAAAAATTTCAAAAGATAGTGTAAATTCAATTGCTCAAGGTAGAGTTTGGACTGGGATTGAGGCAAAAGAAGTTGGATTAGTTGATGAGATTGGAGGATTAGATTATGCAATTCAGGTCACTGCTAAAAGATCTAACTTGAAGGGTTATTCATTATTAATTTTACCAAAGCAAAAATCTTTTTTTGATAAAATCAATGATGCAATTGATAACACAGAAGAATCAGTTTTGAGTTTTATCCATAATAAAAATAGTACACAAGAATACAAAGATTTAATTGAAGAAATGATGAAATCGAGCGGGGTTCAAGCAAGAATGAATAATATTTTAATTCAATAG
- a CDS encoding transcriptional repressor codes for MQTDKTKNIKKESIVSSHIETKEINREDRILSEEQKVNAHEMLKKFLEHEQQRSTKERFKVLDFVLNYGGHFNADELYADILSRKQQNVSRATVYSSLELFEKAGIVVKHHFGGSRSYYEVNFDEPNHDHLICIDCGHISEFVQPELVKIRKEIAEKAGLRVKDHSFQIFAECLNPKECENKS; via the coding sequence ATGCAAACTGATAAGACTAAAAATATTAAAAAAGAATCTATAGTATCTAGTCATATAGAAACTAAAGAGATAAACCGTGAAGATAGAATCTTATCAGAAGAACAAAAGGTAAATGCTCATGAAATGTTGAAAAAATTTTTAGAGCATGAACAGCAAAGATCAACTAAGGAAAGATTTAAAGTATTAGATTTTGTTCTAAATTATGGTGGACATTTTAATGCTGATGAGTTGTATGCTGATATTCTTTCAAGGAAGCAACAAAATGTAAGTAGAGCTACTGTTTATTCTTCATTAGAGTTATTTGAAAAAGCAGGAATAGTTGTTAAACATCATTTTGGTGGTTCAAGAAGTTATTATGAAGTTAATTTTGATGAACCAAATCACGATCATTTAATTTGTATAGATTGTGGACACATATCCGAATTTGTACAACCAGAGTTAGTAAAAATAAGAAAAGAAATAGCAGAAAAAGCAGGTTTAAGAGTTAAAGATCATTCTTTTCAAATTTTTGCGGAATGTTTGAATCCAAAAGAGTGTGAAAATAAAAGCTAA
- a CDS encoding heme exporter protein CcmB: MIFSLIKKDLQSELRQRYALNSLLMFVLVCLTVVSFAMANEKLSEQIISGLIWIVMFFSAIISQGRSFVSEEERGTILLLRLTLSPGNVFLSKLMINIIFAIITNSLIAILFFLLIGDNTVKLPIEFFTMIFIMSIGFASSMTIISAIISRSQVKGALYPVLIFPIILPQMLLGIDLIRRVLIGINMNNFILDLFILIGYIIALSMLSWVLFDFIWKED; this comes from the coding sequence ATGATTTTTTCACTCATAAAAAAAGATCTTCAAAGCGAGTTAAGGCAGCGATACGCTCTTAACTCGCTTTTAATGTTTGTACTTGTTTGTCTGACCGTAGTTTCTTTTGCAATGGCAAATGAAAAATTATCAGAACAAATTATTTCTGGTTTAATTTGGATTGTGATGTTTTTCTCTGCAATAATATCACAAGGGAGATCGTTTGTTTCTGAAGAAGAAAGGGGCACAATATTATTATTAAGGCTTACATTATCACCTGGTAATGTTTTTTTAAGTAAGTTAATGATTAATATAATTTTTGCTATTATTACTAATTCACTAATTGCAATTTTATTTTTTTTACTAATAGGAGATAATACTGTTAAACTGCCAATCGAGTTTTTTACAATGATATTTATTATGAGTATTGGTTTTGCTTCTTCAATGACCATTATATCTGCAATTATTTCTCGTTCTCAAGTAAAAGGAGCATTATATCCTGTTTTAATTTTTCCGATAATTTTACCTCAAATGTTATTGGGTATAGATTTGATTAGAAGAGTTTTAATTGGTATTAACATGAATAATTTTATTTTAGACTTATTTATATTGATTGGGTATATCATAGCATTATCAATGTTAAGTTGGGTACTTTTTGATTTTATTTGGAAAGAAGATTGA
- a CDS encoding cytochrome c maturation protein CcmE, with amino-acid sequence MRVKYLIGIVSTILLVVIALVAVENKKIDYMDFSTAEKNGSRAQVAGKWVKDKGCKYYSENNTFVFNMIDNSGKELEVVLNGAKPNNFELSQSVVATGEVENGKFKCSNVLTKCPSKYEADKFSTE; translated from the coding sequence ATGAGAGTTAAATATTTGATTGGAATTGTATCAACTATTTTATTAGTAGTTATTGCACTTGTTGCAGTTGAGAATAAAAAGATTGATTATATGGATTTTTCAACTGCTGAGAAAAATGGTAGTAGAGCTCAAGTAGCTGGAAAGTGGGTTAAAGATAAAGGATGCAAATATTATTCTGAAAATAATACTTTTGTTTTTAATATGATTGATAATAGTGGTAAAGAACTTGAAGTTGTTTTAAATGGAGCAAAACCAAACAATTTTGAGTTATCTCAATCAGTAGTTGCAACTGGAGAAGTAGAAAATGGTAAATTTAAATGCTCAAATGTTCTTACTAAATGTCCTTCAAAATATGAAGCCGATAAATTTTCAACTGAATAA